One Fulvia fulva chromosome 8, complete sequence DNA window includes the following coding sequences:
- a CDS encoding Delta(24)-sterol reductase: protein MKSLTRLNALGELRSKYICLTCLRDAAKVSSRKRIASWGRHGLFDVKQNAGPRKARPNVRNEAYLPPRLQRRLLLTRGGTAPTSLEEHDREVEKVAASVRSFYDRKEKFRIYHGSTNSTRESAMGRDPKTVVDTSRLNHVVSVDAKAQKALVEPNVPMDRLVEETLKHGLVPPVVMEFPGITVGGGYAGTAGESSSFKYGFFNETLNKVEMVLANGEKVTASKEQNPDLFHGAAGAVGTLGVTTMVELRLKKATKFVEATYHPVTSMQDAITKLQDFTSRPEDFDYIDGIMYSPTSGAIVTGKMTDTTSPNASVQRFSDPKDPWFYLYVRDSIAKNNSPTSDAIPLPDYLFRYDRGGFWVGEAPFDYFRFPFNNFTRGWLDDFLHTRMLYNALHASGRSEQMIIQDLALPYENAAEFVERMDNLTGIWPLWLCPLKQSAQPTMHPHYDGVEKDGKTLKPMLNIGLWGRAPPTHSAFVSANLSIEKTLQELKGMKWLYAQTFSSEPDFWKDFDKTWYVKLREKYHAMTLPTVYEKVKVADEKDEKKSLGKRIMEMWPIPGIVGLRRSIQSKDYVEARKAAWREWVPRE, encoded by the coding sequence ATGAAGTCACTGACGAGACTGAACGCATTGGGTGAGCTAAGAAGCAAATATATCTGCTTGACCTGCTTGAGAGATGCTGCAAAAGTGAGCAGTAGAAAGCGCATAGCCAGCTGGGGGCGCCATGGCCTGTTCGACGTCAAGCAAAACGCAGGGCCAAGGAAAGCGAGACCCAACGTCCGAAATGAAGCATACCTGCCACCACGATTACAACGAAGACTGTTATTGACAAGAGGTGGAACCGCTCCTACGTCTCTAGAAGAGCATGATCGCGAAGTTGAAAAGGTGGCAGCTAGTGTCAGAAGCTTCTACGACCGCAAAGAGAAATTCAGGATATATCATGGCTCAACGAACAGTACGAGGGAGTCAGCAATGGGCAGAGACCCAAAGACAGTCGTGGATACAAGTAGACTCAATCATGTCGTGAGTGTGGACGCAAAGGCACAGAAAGCTCTGGTAGAGCCCAACGTGCCGATGGACAGGCTAGTGGAAGAGACATTGAAGCATGGGCTTGTTCCTCCAGTCGTCATGGAATTCCCAGGCATCACAGTGGGAGGAGGATATGCAGGAACAGCAGGCGAAAGCAGTTCCTTCAAGTATGGCTTCTTCAACGAGACTTTGAACAAGGTGGAGATGGTGCTGGCGAACGGCGAGAAGGTCACAGCATCGAAAGAACAGAACCCAGATCTCTTCCATGGTGCAGCAGGCGCAGTAGGAACTCTCGGTGTAACAACGATGGTCGAGCTCCGCCTCAAGAAAGCCACCAAGTTCGTGGAAGCAACCTACCACCCAGTCACCAGCATGCAAGATGCCATCACCAAACTCCAAGACTTTACCTCCCGACCCGAAGACTTCGACTACATCGATGGCATAATGTACTCGCCCACCAGCGGCGCCATCGTCACAGGCAAAATGACCGATACCACTTCTCCCAACGCCAGCGTCCAGCGCTTCTCCGACCCCAAGGACCCCTGGTTCTACCTCTACGTTAGAGACAGCATCGCCAAAAACAACTCCCCAACCTCCGACGCCATCCCACTACCCGACTATCTCTTCCGCTACGACCGGGGCGGCTTCTGGGTCGGCGAAGCGCCGTTCGATTACTTCAGATTCCCTTTCAATAACTTCACTCGCGGTTGGCTAGACGACTTCCTTCACACGCGAATGCTGTACAACGCCTTACACGCTAGTGGTCGAAGCGAGCAGATGATCATCCAGGATCTCGCACTTCCCTACGAAAATGCCGCTGAGTTTGTTGAACGGATGGACAACCTGACTGGTATATGGCCGCTATGGCTCTGTCCATTGAAACAAAGCGCTCAGCCCACCATGCATCCACACTACGACGGCGTCGAGAAGGACGGCAAAACACTCAAACCCATGCTCAACATCGGCCTCTGGGGCCGCGCGCCACCTACACACTCCGCCTTCGTCTCTGCAAACCTCTCCATCGAGAAGACACTCCAGGAGCTGAAGGGGATGAAGTGGTTGTACGCTCAAACTTTCTCCTCCGAACCTGACTTCTGGAAGGACTTTGACAAGACTTGGTATGTGAAGTTGAGGGAGAAGTACCATGCGATGACGTTACCGACTGTGTATGAGAAAGTGAAGGTGGCGGATGAGAAGGATGAGAAGAAGAGTCTCGGGAAGAGGATCATGGAGATGTGGCCGATTCCTGGGATTGTGGGCTTGAGGAGGAGTATTCAGAGTAAGGACTATGTTGAGGCGAGGAAGGCGGCTTGGAGGGAGTGGGTGCCGAGGGAGTAG
- a CDS encoding FAD-linked oxidoreductase sorD has product MYGIRPIISLITCSTADPNPLSISMVLPLLLFTHVILCLATPSPPPAFKACIESALEQKWHLYAFPNDIRYLLFRVTDVHAYNLDLPYLPAAVVYPRTAGGVAKVVKCAGDHGIGVQARSGGHGYRNYCLGGADGALVVDMKNMKHFQYNSDDTTATFGAGNRLGDLTRELDSVGRSAAYGVVSDVGTGGHLTIGGLGPLSRQLGAGLDQIISAQAVLANGTIVTTSLESHPDLFFAIRGAAASFALVTEFTIRTVPAPEVVSFTYNVTIAKDIVDLAPTWKAWQDYVSDPDLSRLFACTFTLASNVLILEGTYYGSRSDFDTLDIESIFAPAKDAGLQIKSDIVVTAANALQQAALSFFGRIPTHFYAKSLKFTNNTLLTLDQVIGMFQYISAKPKGSLVWFIIWDLTGGAVSDPDPTSTAYWHRDALFWQQSYIVDLTAIREVNQVSKDFLIGLNARVRELEPRINESAYPGYVDDQLEDPQRAYWGGNVERLREIKRVYDPGMLLETRRALNRWSSSRCQGVVHVDILLRSRLLDDCLRDYAQRIPSSCVDSCNACNQTCFTVVTKPSSCMMVLTKFSLPAFPIPWEWQARVKLEQARHIVASTEFSAFALQLSEALCTYGGEQGHNIVAGEARHGAQERSEAEIMTAFPSD; this is encoded by the exons ATGTATGGTATAAGGCCCATCATATCACTCATAACTTGTTCCACAGCCGACCCGAACCCGCTCTCCATCAGCATGGTACTGCCACTCCTCCTCTTCACTCATGTGATTCTGTGCTTAGCTACACCATCACCACCACCTGCATTCAAAGCGTGCATCGAGTCGGCACTTGAGCAGAAGTGGCATCTCTATGCCTTTCCCAACGACATTCGATACCTCTTGTTCCGAGTTACAGACGTACATGCGTACAATCTCGATTTGCCATACTTACCTGCTGCTGTGGTCTATCCGCGAACAGCTGGGGGAGTGGCCAAGGTCGTGAAGTGTGCTGGTGACCATGGCATTGGCGTGCAGGCTCGGAGTGGTGGACATGGCTATCGGAACTACT GTCTTGGTGGTGCAGATGGTGCCCTTGTTGTGGACATGAAGAATATGAAGCACTTTCAATACAACTCAGACGACACCACAGCCACATTTGGGGCAGGAAATCGTCTTGGGGACCTCACCAGGGAGCTGGACAGTGTGGGACGCTCTGCAGCATACGGAGTC GTTTCCGACGTGGGCACCGGCGGCCATCTCACGATAGGTGGACTCGGCCCTCTCAGCCGCCAGCTGGGAGCCGGTCTTGACCAGATTATCTCTGCCCAAGCAGTCCTCGCCAACGGCACAATCGTAACTACATCCCTCGAATCGCACCCCGACCTGTTCTTCGCCATTCGCGGCGCAGCGGCCTCTTTCGCTCTCGTCACGGAGTTCACGATCCGCACTGTCCCAGCTCCGGAAGTCGTGAGCTTCACATACAATGTCACCATCGCGAAAGACATCGTAGACCTAGCACCAACGTGGAAAGCCTGGCAAGACTACGTCTCCGACCCGGACCTGTCTCGACTCTTCGCTTGTACGTTCACTCTTGCAAGCAATGTTCTGATCTTGGAGGGAACGTACTACGGCTCACGGTCCGACTTCGATACCTTAGACATCGAATCCATCTTCGCGCCCGCTAAAGACGCAGGTCTCCAAATCAAAAGCGACATCGTCGTCACCGCAGCAAATGCCCTCCAGCAGGCGGCTCTGTCCTTTTTCGGCAGGATCCCCACCCACTTCTACGCGAAGAGCCTCAAGTTCACAAACAACACTCTCCTCACCCTCGATCAAGTCATTGGAATGTTCCAGTACATCTCCGCCAAACCCAAAGGCTCGCTCGTCTGGTTCATCATATGGGATCTCACAGGCGGTGCCGTCTCGGATCCTGATCCAACGTCCACGGCGTATTGGCATCGTGATGCGTTGTTTTGGCAGCAGTCATATATTGTCGACTTGACGGCGATCAGGGAGGTTAATCAGGTGTCTAAAGACTTCTTGATTGGGTTGAATGCACGGGTGAGAGAACTTGAGCCGAGGATTAATGAGAGTGCGTATCCGGGGTATGTAGACGATCAGCTGGAGGATCCGCAGAGGGCGTATTGGGGTGGGAATGTGGAGAGGTTGAGGGAGATTAAGAGAGTGTATGATCCGGGAATGTTGTTAGAAACCCGCAGAGCATTGAACCGGTGGAGCAGTAGTAGGTGTCAGGGGGTTGTGCACGTGGATATCTTGTTGCGATCACGGCTACTTGATGACTGTCTCAGGGACTATGCACAACGGATTCCGTCTTCATGTGTCGATTCTTGCAACGCGTGCAATCAGACCTGCTTCACTGTTGTGACCAAACCGAGCTCGTGCATGATGGTGCTTACCAAATTCAGCTTACCAGCTTTCCCGATACCGTGGGAATGGCAAGCACGTGTGAAGCTTGAGCAGGCACGACACATTGTCGCAAGCACGGAATTTTCTGCATTCGCTTTGCAACTTTCAGAAGCCCTTTGTACATACGGCGGGGAGCAGGGTCACAACATCGTAGCAGGTGAGGCAAGACACGGAGCTCAAGAAAGATCGGAAGCAGAAATCATGACTGCTTTCCCCTCCGACTGA
- a CDS encoding Mitochondrial carrier protein LEU5, whose translation MSSFASGPTHNVTPNTAPHQPHDMTPDSEAIPAKEPAICPTDTDNLIPSRKSDGSRPIQRQSVEYAVRSGIAGGIAACAAKTVVAPLDRVKILFQANNPQFQNYTGTWSGALKAMRDIYLASGPSGLFRGHSATLLRIFPYGGIKFLAYEQIRAVVIPEKAQETHARRFAVGASAGLASVFITYPLEVIRVRLAWETKSTKRMSVRDVCKTIYNEHAPLPKVGVEGTNLPKTAIAAVEATQATIKAATPSTGLGNFYRGFTPTVWGMLPYAGASFLTHDAAGDFMRLPRFAQWTLLPMSERSQKQLAPGKPAPLVWWAELITGAVAGFVSQTVSYPLEVIRRRMQVGGVVGDGHRLTMIEVARSITRERGFRGFFTGLGIGYVKVVPMAATSFYVYERMKVVFGI comes from the coding sequence ATGAGCAGCTTTGCCTCCGGGCCAACCCACAATGTCACCCCGAACACAGCGCCGCACCAACCACATGACATGACACCCGACTCGGAGGCCATTCCTGCCAAAGAGCCCGCGATATGTCCCACAGATACCGATAACCTCATTCCTTCTAGAAAGAGCGATGGTAGCAGACCGATACAGCGGCAGAGCGTAGAGTATGCCGTACGGAGTGGCATAGCTGGAGGTATTGCAGCATGTGCAGCGAAGACAGTGGTGGCGCCGTTGGACAGAGTCAAGATCCTCTTCCAGGCCAACAACCCGCAGTTCCAGAACTACACGGGAACATGGTCGGGAGCCTTGAAGGCTATGAGAGACATCTACCTTGCGAGCGGACCCAGCGGACTCTTTCGAGGGCATAGTGCTACACTACTCAGGATCTTCCCATATGGCGGCATCAAGTTCCTGGCTTACGAGCAGATAAGAGCAGTGGTGATTCCTGAAAAGGCGCAGGAGACTCACGCCAGGCGATTTGCAGTGGGTGCATCGGCAGGTCTTGCGTCAGTGTTCATTACATATCCGCTGGAAGTGATACGGGTACGGTTGGCATGGGAGACCAAAAGCACGAAGCGAATGTCAGTGAGGGACGTCTGCAAGACTATATACAACGAGCATGCGCCTCTGCCAAAGGTCGGCGTGGAGGGTACAAACCTGCCAAAGACTGCAATTGCAGCTGTGGAGGCCACACAAGCAACGATAAAGGCTGCAACACCTTCGACCGGTCTTGGGAACTTCTATCGAGGCTTCACACCGACAGTATGGGGCATGCTTCCATACGCAGGAGCCTCTTTCCTAACCCACGACGCAGCAGGTGACTTCATGCGACTACCACGATTCGCGCAATGGACTCTTCTACCAATGTCAGAGCGATCACAGAAACAGCTCGCACCGGGAAAGCCAGCACCGCTCGTGTGGTGGGCAGAACTCATCACTGGAGCAGTAGCCGGCTTCGTCAGCCAGACAGTCAGCTACCCGCTCGAAGTGATTCGCAGGAGAATGCAAGTCGGCGGCGTGGTCGGTGATGGCCATCGATTGACGATGATCGAAGTCGCACGATCTATCACGCGCGAGAGAGGGTTCCGGGGCTTCTTCACTGGTCTTGGGATTGGGTATGTGAAGGTTGTGCCAATGGCGGCTACAAGTTTCTATGTTTATGAACGCATGAAGGTGGTCTTTGGGATATAG
- a CDS encoding Alpha-glucosidase, with protein MANKAETNGIGGHSTTASAQGETSAFPTLQPVPNVSPPNGKHVIPSDYPVLQDVKGRPWWKGVVAYQIWPRSFKDSGANGIGDLQGIISKLDYLKDLGIDVIWISPTFDSPQKDWGYDISNYETMHRDFGTLEDMQQLIDEAHNRDIKILLDLVITHTSDEHPWFLESRKSRDNPKSDWYMWADKRPGNMIDGEMIEEPSNWRAAFGGSAWEWVPEREQYFIHLFLKSQPDLNWECEAMRDAIYLSAVKFWLDRGVDGFRIDTANRFCKDPNYPDAQRTVAGRWQPGSKYYINGPKMHVWLKELRARMVADFPEKDLMLVGELPLTPYEELLRYVSPEEKELSMVFDFDMVKLGNNDNPDEIAKHEVSNYMDKDKSYTLPLFKQTVKKVQSLITDTNAWGTVFMENHDQGRSIPRYATPNSKYWRQAGKILAMLQTTLSGTQFIYQGQEIGMLNMPHGWGNNEFKDPDTIDYIETYIEMNHKHDPRASDKAREGVFKVGRDNGRTPMQWSNSPNGGFTGANPCWMRVNDNYSYINVEAQQQDPDSIFHFWKKHIAMRKDYKELFMFGTFALYDIANERMMTYTKMSTDGQMALIILNFSDDDMPLNTLQRHLLGHTYRLMSSNVQKPGDHLEPWEGRVYMVRDGLEADMPGQPSNIGQLQDLMPTRAKGVVSSMPMTGHPAGHQPRRESKLDGTQWISAASF; from the coding sequence ATGGCCAACAAAGCAGAGACTAACGGAATAGGCGGCCACAGCACCACAGCGAGTGCACAAGGAGAGACGAGCGCCTTCCCGACCCTGCAACCTGTGCCCAATGTCAGTCCGCCCAACGGCAAGCATGTCATACCCTCGGATTATCCGGTGCTCCAAGATGTCAAAGGTCGGCCTTGGTGGAAGGGTGTGGTGGCCTACCAAATCTGGCCTCGCTCTTTCAAAGACAGCGGTGCCAATGGCATTGGCGACCTTCAAGGCATCATCTCCAAGCTTGACTACCTGAAAGATCTTGGTATCGACGTTATTTGGATCTCGCCAACCTTCGATTCTCCTCAGAAGGACTGGGGATACGACATTAGCAACTACGAAACGATGCACAGAGACTTTGGAACTCTCGAAGATATGCAGCAGCTGATCGATGAGGCGCACAACCGGGACATCAAGATACTCCTGGACCTGGTCATCACTCATACTAGTGATGAGCATCCCTGGTTTCTGGAGAGCCGCAAGTCTCGCGATAACCCCAAAAGTGACTGGTATATGTGGGCTGACAAGCGTCCTGGCAACATGATCGACGGCGAGATGATCGAAGAGCCATCCAATTGGCGGGCAGCTTTCGGCGGTAGTGCCTGGGAGTGGGTTCCCGAGCGCGAACAGTACTTCATCCACTTGTTCTTGAAGTCACAGCCAGATCTGAATTGGGAGTGTGAAGCGATGCGAGATGCGATCTATCTGTCAGCGGTCAAGTTTTGGCTGGACCGTGGCGTTGATGGCTTCCGTATTGACACGGCCAATCGTTTCTGCAAAGATCCAAACTACCCAGATGCGCAACGTACTGTCGCTGGACGATGGCAGCCTGGTAGCAAGTACTACATCAATGGTCCGAAGATGCATGTCTGGCTCAAAGAGCTTCGTGCCAGAATGGTGGCAGACTTTCCGGAGAAAGACCTGATGCTGGTTGGCGAGCTACCTCTAACACCATACGAGGAACTGCTCCGCTATGTCAGTCCCGAGGAGAAAGAACTCAGCATGGTGTTCGACTTCGACATGGTCAAGCTTGGTAATAACGACAACCCCGATGAAATCGCCAAGCACGAAGTCAGCAATTATATGGACAAAGATAAGAGCTATACCCTTCCATTGTTCAAGCAGACTGTCAAGAAGGTACAGAGTCTGATCACAGACACCAACGCCTGGGGCACCGTCTTCATGGAGAACCACGACCAAGGCCGCAGCATTCCTCGATACGCGACCCCTAATAGCAAGTACTGGCGTCAAGCTGGTAAGATCCTCGCAATGCTCCAGACAACACTGTCTGGCACTCAGTTCATCTACCAAGGCCAGGAGATCGGCATGCTGAATATGCCTCACGGCTGGGGCAACAACGAGTTTAAAGACCCCGACACGATTGATTACATCGAGACTTACATCGAGATGAACCACAAACATGATCCTCGAGCCAGTGACAAAGCCCGTGAAGGCGTATTCAAAGTCGGCCGCGACAATGGACGCACTCCCATGCAATGGTCAAACTCACCAAATGGAGGCTTCACGGGCGCGAATCCTTGCTGGATGAGGGTCAACGACAACTACTCCTATATCAACGTTGAGGCACAACAACAGGACCCAGATAGCATCTTCCATTTTTGGAAGAAACACATCGCTATGCGCAAAGATTACAAAGAGCTCTTCATGTTCGGCACGTTCGCACTCTACGACATCGCCAACGAACGCATGATGACATATACCAAGATGTCCACGGATGGACAGATGGCCCTCATCATTTTGAACTTCAGCGACGACGACATGCCACTCAATACTCTCCAGCGCCATCTTCTGGGTCACACTTACCGCCTCATGAGCAGCAACGTTCAGAAACCTGGCGATCACCTCGAGCCGTGGGAAGGCCGTGTATACATGGTACGTGATGGTCTCGAAGCAGACATGCCAGGCCAGCCAAGCAATATCGGCCAGCTACAGGACTTGATGCCGACAAGGGCGAAGGGTGTTGTGAGTTCTATGCCGATGACTGGGCACCCTGCCGGACACCAGCCAAGGCGCGAGAGTAAGCTTGATGGTACGCAGTGGATTAGCGCTGCTTCTTTTTGA
- a CDS encoding N(6)-adenine-specific methyltransferase METTL4 yields the protein MADMATAARSPILWQNHDQTVTLLDIPRSIEAAQGTEKYPCSDHLLSCEALQVAFPSDQPKSDAAKAKLTNNTVDQKLHAEYDTTLKQALEDIERHYGGPWCYERPCVARGTKRKRTSSEAGVDCGQTKADHGTDLPQIVLEKVVQGSGCVAVKTVKSGDDPTLSDCTCDNDVGQDNFLTNCAEQPATCQVRHQDQNYIFRLPPRSSALLGDCSQPREFHRAVRAQASAHETPRHFDFILMDPPWPNRSVRRTHKTAGATYQTSPTMNTMYDLIAGMDLDMLMSDDCLVSIWTTNKQAVRDLILGEGGLFEQWGVELEEEWLWLKVTAKGEPVMPFDNVWRKPYEVLLIGRRHRPSNDVPEPTQVGLKRRVLVGVPDLHSRKPCLKQLLESLLPDSPRVLEIFARHLMAGWWSWGNECIKFNWDGYWRKAHHHG from the coding sequence ATGGCTGATATGGCCACTGCCGCAAGGTCTCCGATCCTCTGGCAGAACCACGACCAAACAGTGACGCTTCTCGATATACCAAGATCGATCGAGGCAGCACAAGGCACAGAGAAGTATCCTTGCTCAGATCATCTCCTCTCATGTGAGGCGTTGCAAGTCGCCTTCCCTTCTGACCAGCCGAAGTCTGATGCAGCAAAGGCGAAGCTAACGAACAACACTGTTGATCAGAAATTGCATGCGGAGTATGATACGACGTTAAAGCAGGCGCTTGAAGACATCGAGCGTCATTATGGTGGTCCCTGGTGTTACGAGCGGCCATGCGTAGCTCGAGGTACGAAGCGAAAACGCACCAGCTCTGAAGCTGGAGTTGACTGTGGTCAAACGAAAGCTGATCATGGGACGGACTTACCACAGATTGTGCTTGAGAAAGTCGTTCAGGGATCTGGCTGTGTGGCCGTGAAGACTGTAAAGAGTGGAGATGATCCGACACTCTCTGACTGCACTTGTGACAACGATGTTGGTCAAGATAACTTTCTTACGAACTGTGCGGAGCAGCCCGCTACATGCCAGGTCAGACACCAAGACCAGAACTACATCTTCCGCCTGCCACCTAGATCTTCAGCCTTGCTGGGCGACTGCTCCCAGCCGCGAGAGTTCCATCGGGCGGTACGCGCACAAGCTTCAGCTCACGAGACGCCAAGACACTTCGACTTCATCCTCATGGATCCACCATGGCCGAATCGTTCAGTGCGACGAACACACAAGACTGCAGGCGCCACTTACCAGACTTCGCCAACCATGAACACTATGTATGACTTGATCGCAGGCATGGACTTAGACATGCTCATGAGCGACGATTGCCTCGTAAGCATCTGGACCACCAACAAGCAAGCCGTGCGAGACCTGATCCTTGGCGAAGGCGGTCTGTTTGAGCAGTGGGGCGTGGAGCTTGAGGAAGAATGGCTATGGCTCAAGGTCACAGCCAAGGGTGAGCCTGTGATGCCGTTCGACAATGTATGGAGGAAGCCGTATGAAGTGCTACTGATCGGGAGGAGGCATCGACCTAGCAACGACGTTCCGGAGCCAACCCAGGTGGGCTTGAAACGAAGAGTCCTGGTCGGTGTGCCAGATCTGCACTCCCGCAAGCCATGTCTCAAGCAGCTTTTGGAGTCTCTGTTGCCTGATAGTCCTCGAGTCCTGGAAATCTTTGCTCGACATCTTATGGCTGGGTGGTGGAGCTGGGGCAATGAGTGCATCAAGTTCAACTGGGACGGTTACTGGCGCAAAGCACACCACCATGGCTGA
- a CDS encoding Heterokaryon incompatibility protein 6, OR allele, producing the protein MSTNGANGHIYAEDELYRKLAPDRKEIRILCLEQDNRLDRFVQNGTVAETPPTPSELIFRWEYISLSDRIVPHYDAISYSWGGDEAKAIGRTIVVNGRSLTIPKNAHEALSAVCLRHGHYRVWIDAVCIDQEDKHERNNQVSYMGDVFSKATRVCIWFGEDNSVAEPALGSVRTLLETMDPTLPDRLKTPHSGSNKSPPLSTDPRKLSTYSGWPSVYSLYANRWFTRAWVIQEVALAKQALCYQGNYPSAVDFDEVALVATYLYERRHLLPKNPKKSAQTGFENAATILTLRRHRSQKLASLLRVVYTFNCEDPHDMVYSILGLRHRSAQKPDSIHRVIPIYEEPVVEVYAKATKAAISETRSLGILKHAHSLRPFHRKRGEPDDFPSWALRMDLRGHYHINPISYRSFRFNANEFLSLVLWPNDSSRVLRVQGVLVDTIIDVSDCMRWKQAGDSSSSGWNDTLTAAAVLHETYSWAREALPAWTAKDFARKFSMTCAAGQDATGRSLHDGKEHASRLFHGFWSTANVPTSSDAPPQDDGYASETGSVHSMKSQASRASSTTRSIDVKDFDTDLAADNPDATYALSAMMKGGHHRTVYITERGALGLGTDNVQVGDVVVILFGGTVPFVLRPQAHYWHFVGDCYVEEIMHGEYIRTLNKQNRLEQAKQWFKIR; encoded by the exons ATGAGTACTAACGGTGCGAACGGCCACATCTACGCCGAGGATGAGCTGTACCGGAAGTTAGCGCCAGACCGCAAGGAAATCCGCATCCTCTGCCTCGAGCAGGACAACCGCCTGGACAGGTTCGTGCAGAATGGTACTGTAGCGGAGACGCCACCAACACCGTCTGAATTGATCTTTCGATGGGAATACATCTCGTTGTCGGACCGGATCGTCCCTCATTACGATGCCATCTCATACAGCTGGGGCGGTGATGAGGCGAAGGCCATAGGCAGAACCATAGTCGTCAACGGACGCTCATTGACGATTCCAAAGAACGCGCACGAAGCTCTGTCAGCTGTTTGTCTTCGCCATGGCCACTACCGTGTCTGGATTGATGCAGTCTGTATCGACCAAGAGGACAAGCACGAGCGCAACAACCAAGTCTCGTATATGGGCGATGTCTTCTCAAAGGCGACGCGAGTATGTATCTGGTTCGGCGAAGACAATTCTGTTGCTGAACCCGCTCTGGGATCTGTTCGGACACTGCTCGAGACCATGGATCCCACATTACCTGACCGACTCAAGACGCCACATTCAGGCTCAAACAAAAGTCCTCCTCTTAGCACGGATCCGCGAAAGCTCTCTACATATTCTGGATGGCCTTCAGTCTACTCGCTGTACGCGAACCGATGGTTCACAAGAGCTTGGGTGATTCAAGAAGTCGCACTAGCCAAGCAAGCATTATGCTATCAAGGAAATTATCCATCTGCAGTGGACTTTGATGAAGTCGCTCTAGTCGCAACATATCTCTACGAGAGACGACATCTATTACCCAAGAATCCAAAGAAGAGCGCTCAAACTGGATTTGAGAACGCTGCGACTATCTTGACCTTGAGACGGCACAGATCACAAAAGCTAGCCAGCTTGCTCAGAGTAGTCTACACTTTCAACTGCGAAGACCCCCACGACATGGTCTACTCTATCCTCGGCCTCCGTCACCGCTCCGCCCAAAAGCCCGATTCCATCCACCGCGTCATTCCCATCTACGAAGAACCAGTAGTGGAAGTCTACGCCAAAGCAACCAAAGCCGCCATTTCAGAAACCCGCAGCCTCGGAATCCTCAAACACGCTCACAGTCTGCGACCCTTCCATCGCAAGCGCGGCGAGCCCGATGATTTCCCCTCCTGGGCCCTGCGCATGGATCTTCGAGGCCACTACCACATCAACCCTATATCCTACCGCAGCTTCCGCTTCAACGCAAACGAATTCCTCTCCCTCGTCCTCTGGCCCAACGACTCCTCCCGCGTGCTCCGCGTGCAAGGAGTGCTAGTCGACACCATTATCGACGTCTCAGACTGCATGCGCTGGAAACAAGCCGGTGACTCAAGCTCATCCGGCTGGAACGACACTCTCACCGCAGCCGCCGTGCTCCATGAAACCTACTCCTGGGCCCGCGAAGCGCTCCCAGCCTGGACAGCAAAAGACTTCGCTCGGAAATTCAGCATGACATGCGCAGCAGGCCAAGACGCCACAGGTCGCAGCCTCCACGACGGCAAAGAACACGCCTCCCGCCTCTTCCACGGCTTCTGGTCCACCGCCAACGTCCCCACCTCCTCTGACGCCCCACCCCAAGACGACGGCTACGCCTCCGAAACAGGCTCAGTCCACTCGATGAAATCGCAAGCCTCGCGCGCCAGCTCCACGACGCGAAGTATAGACGTCAAAGACTTTGATACGGACCTCGCTGCCGATAATCCTGACGCTACGTACGCGTTGTCAGCGATGATGAAGGGCGGTCATCATAGGACTGTGTACATTACTGAGCGGGGCGCGTTAGGATTGGGAACGGATAATGTGCAGGTGGGTGATGTAGTGGTGATTTTGTTTGGGGGGACTGTGCCGTTTGTGTTGAGGCCGCAGGCGCATTATTGGCATTTTGTGGGGGATTGTTATGTGGAGGAGATTATGCAT GGCGAGTACATCCGCACGCTGAACAAACAGAACCGACTTGAGCAGGCGAAGCAATGGTTCAAGATTCGATGA